A part of Citrifermentans bremense genomic DNA contains:
- a CDS encoding 3-deoxy-7-phosphoheptulonate synthase produces the protein MIKTNNLKVKSITPIIAPTDLRQVFPMSEKSGTCVSNSRAAITRILKGEDKRLMVVVGPCSIHDPKGALEYAEKLAALAKEVSEEMLLIMRVYFEKPRTTIGWKGLINDPDMNGTHQISRGLGIARGLLCKITEMGLPVATEMLDPITPEYLADLLSWGAIGARTTESQTHREMASGLSFAIGFKNGTDGNLQIAIDAMKAALHSHSFLGINRDGLTSIIQTTGNPDVHMVLRGGSKKPNYSPEDIAKSEELIAKAGLSPTMMVDCSHGNSEKKYERQPEVMKSVIDQIVAGNRSISGVMIESYLKEGNQPMPKDGDPSSLAYGVSITDSCISWETTEATLREAHRRLKACGGRKIS, from the coding sequence ATGATCAAGACCAACAACCTCAAGGTAAAAAGCATCACTCCGATCATTGCACCTACAGACCTCAGACAGGTTTTTCCCATGTCCGAGAAATCCGGGACCTGCGTGAGCAACAGCCGCGCGGCCATCACCAGGATCTTGAAGGGGGAGGACAAGCGGCTCATGGTGGTCGTCGGCCCCTGCTCCATTCATGACCCCAAGGGGGCGCTCGAGTACGCCGAGAAGCTCGCCGCGCTTGCCAAGGAAGTCTCCGAGGAAATGCTTTTGATCATGCGCGTGTATTTCGAGAAGCCGCGCACGACCATCGGCTGGAAGGGGCTCATCAACGACCCGGACATGAACGGCACCCACCAGATCTCGAGGGGGCTCGGCATCGCCCGCGGCCTTCTCTGCAAGATCACCGAGATGGGGCTTCCGGTCGCAACCGAGATGCTAGACCCGATCACCCCCGAGTACCTGGCCGACCTCCTCTCCTGGGGCGCCATCGGGGCCCGCACCACCGAATCCCAGACCCACCGCGAGATGGCGAGCGGCCTCTCCTTCGCGATAGGGTTCAAAAACGGCACCGACGGCAACCTCCAGATCGCCATCGACGCCATGAAGGCGGCTCTTCACTCCCACAGCTTCCTCGGCATCAACCGCGACGGCCTGACCTCTATCATCCAGACCACGGGGAACCCCGACGTGCACATGGTGCTGCGCGGCGGAAGCAAGAAGCCGAACTACTCCCCCGAGGACATAGCGAAGTCCGAGGAGCTGATTGCCAAGGCGGGTCTTTCCCCCACCATGATGGTCGACTGCAGCCACGGCAACTCCGAGAAGAAGTACGAGCGGCAGCCCGAGGTGATGAAGAGCGTGATCGACCAGATCGTCGCCGGCAACCGCAGCATCTCCGGCGTGATGATCGAGAGCTACCTGAAGGAAGGGAACCAGCCCATGCCCAAGGACGGCGATCCCTCGTCCCTCGCCTACGGCGTCTCGATCACCGACAGCTGCATCAGCTGGGAGACCACCGAAGCCACCCTGCGTGAAGCGCACCGCAGGCTTAAGGCATGCGGCGGGAGGAAGATCTCTTAA
- a CDS encoding isochorismatase family protein codes for MQRRGALLVVDAQVDFCPGGALPVPQGDLVVQALNRYLDLFKQRSAPIFASRDWHPKKSKHFKENGGEWPAHCVQGTLGSEFHPALMLPGDTIVISKGMAPWDDGYSAMQGVTENGTPFIMLLRRMELDRLYVGGLATDFCVRQTVLEALKAGFSVTLLTDAIGGVDLRPGDSDRAVAEMVHSGADVTTLASIGAAVVWDRSPPPRHGRG; via the coding sequence ATGCAACGCCGAGGAGCACTTCTTGTGGTAGATGCCCAGGTGGATTTCTGTCCCGGCGGTGCGCTTCCCGTCCCCCAGGGCGACCTGGTGGTCCAGGCGCTCAACCGCTATCTGGATCTCTTCAAGCAAAGGAGCGCGCCGATCTTCGCCTCGCGCGACTGGCACCCGAAAAAGAGCAAGCACTTCAAGGAAAACGGCGGCGAGTGGCCCGCCCACTGCGTCCAGGGGACCCTGGGCTCGGAGTTTCACCCGGCCCTCATGCTCCCGGGCGACACCATCGTCATCTCCAAGGGGATGGCGCCCTGGGACGACGGTTACTCCGCCATGCAGGGGGTGACCGAGAACGGCACCCCGTTCATCATGCTGCTGCGGCGCATGGAGCTGGACCGGCTCTACGTGGGAGGGCTCGCCACCGACTTCTGCGTCCGACAGACGGTACTGGAGGCGTTGAAAGCAGGGTTCTCGGTGACCCTTCTCACCGACGCCATCGGCGGGGTCGACCTGAGGCCGGGGGACTCGGACCGGGCGGTGGCGGAGATGGTCCACTCCGGCGCCGACGTCACCACCCTCGCCTCCATCGGCGCCGCCGTGGTCTGGGACCGGTCGCCACCGCCGCGCCATGGACGCGGATAG
- a CDS encoding nicotinate phosphoribosyltransferase, which yields MRYSPLLTDLYELTMLAGYLDQGMQDQPAVFDLFFRTPPFHGSYAVFAGLESALCYLEELRFNDEELSYLDGLKIFRPAFLSYLEGFRFRGSVTAPPEGSVVFAREPLLTVEGSLAEAQFVETALLNIINFQTLVATKGARITLAASGGIVLEFGLRRAQGPDGGLSEARAAYIGGVRSTSNVMAGKCYGIPVRGTHAHSWIMAFPDELTAFRHYAGTFPDSCILLIDTYDTLKSGLPNALIVARELKEKGHDMVGVRIDSGDLAYLSRKVRAAFDAAGFPGVKIVASNELDEYVIESIRGEGGRIDIYGVGTRLATCAGEGGGALGGVYKLVRMGEEPKLKLTSDLAKATLPDRKKVLRAVSPDGSFIQDVITLYNEELQPGDRVFDPANPLQHIRLPANARLVEVRSMVMREGVRCAPSPTLDACADLASRELSLLPQGCHRLVNPHLYKVSISQGLNTLRLKLMSQIQDRYATEQHAGDTA from the coding sequence ATGCGCTATTCGCCGCTTCTCACCGATCTTTACGAGTTGACCATGCTGGCCGGCTATCTGGACCAGGGGATGCAGGACCAACCGGCCGTATTCGACCTCTTTTTCCGCACCCCTCCCTTCCACGGAAGCTACGCAGTCTTCGCCGGGCTGGAGAGCGCGCTCTGCTACCTGGAGGAGCTCCGTTTCAACGACGAGGAATTGAGCTACCTGGACGGTCTCAAGATCTTCCGTCCCGCGTTCCTGTCGTACCTGGAAGGTTTCCGGTTCCGGGGAAGCGTCACCGCACCGCCGGAGGGGAGCGTAGTATTCGCCCGGGAACCGCTCCTCACCGTGGAAGGAAGCCTCGCCGAGGCGCAGTTCGTCGAGACGGCGCTCCTGAACATAATCAACTTCCAGACTCTCGTCGCCACCAAGGGGGCGAGGATCACGCTTGCCGCCAGCGGAGGCATCGTCCTCGAATTCGGCCTGCGCCGGGCCCAGGGTCCCGACGGAGGGCTTTCCGAGGCGCGGGCCGCCTACATAGGTGGGGTGCGCTCAACCAGTAACGTCATGGCCGGCAAGTGCTACGGCATCCCGGTGCGGGGTACCCATGCGCACAGCTGGATCATGGCCTTTCCCGACGAACTTACCGCCTTCCGCCACTACGCCGGCACCTTCCCCGACTCATGCATCCTGCTGATCGACACCTACGACACCCTGAAAAGCGGCCTCCCCAATGCGCTCATCGTAGCCCGCGAGCTGAAGGAAAAAGGGCACGACATGGTGGGAGTGAGGATAGATTCCGGCGACCTGGCTTACCTGTCGCGCAAGGTCCGCGCCGCCTTCGACGCCGCAGGGTTTCCGGGGGTGAAGATCGTCGCCTCCAACGAGCTCGACGAGTACGTGATCGAGTCGATCCGCGGCGAAGGGGGGAGGATCGACATCTACGGCGTAGGCACCAGGCTCGCCACCTGCGCAGGAGAGGGAGGAGGCGCTTTGGGCGGCGTCTACAAGCTGGTCCGGATGGGGGAGGAACCGAAGCTTAAGCTGACCAGCGACCTGGCCAAGGCCACCCTTCCCGATCGGAAAAAAGTGCTGCGTGCGGTATCCCCGGACGGCTCCTTCATCCAGGACGTGATCACCCTGTATAACGAGGAGCTGCAGCCAGGGGACCGGGTGTTCGACCCGGCCAACCCGCTACAGCATATCCGCCTCCCTGCAAACGCGAGGCTCGTGGAGGTGAGAAGCATGGTGATGCGCGAGGGGGTCAGGTGCGCCCCCTCCCCCACACTTGACGCCTGCGCCGACCTCGCTTCGCGGGAGCTTTCCCTGCTCCCGCAGGGGTGTCACCGGCTGGTCAATCCCCACCTCTACAAGGTCTCCATCAGCCAGGGGCTGAACACCCTGCGGCTCAAACTCATGTCCCAGATTCAAGACCGTTATGCGACCGAGCAGCACGCCGGGGATACGGCATAG
- a CDS encoding tetratricopeptide repeat protein, whose amino-acid sequence MKHATGTYVMLLLMAGLTTGDLQPKPQREPIDQEEYLEADDWFEAGVLLNSEGRYGDAALAFSKSIALSPGNSVSWLNLGTAQALTGDYPRAIESLKKSTALDPKLALAFSNLGEVCFRADRYQEAVEAYTSLLALWPDNANALYKLGLAHLFLDQAGKAQAEYLTLKIVDPELAEKLRNAIIQGFQ is encoded by the coding sequence ATGAAACATGCGACCGGGACCTACGTCATGCTGCTCCTGATGGCAGGGTTGACCACGGGAGATCTCCAACCGAAGCCGCAGCGGGAGCCGATCGACCAGGAGGAGTACCTGGAAGCGGACGACTGGTTCGAGGCGGGGGTGCTGCTGAACAGCGAGGGGCGGTACGGAGACGCCGCCCTGGCCTTCAGCAAGAGCATAGCCCTCTCTCCCGGCAACTCAGTCTCCTGGCTGAACCTTGGAACCGCACAGGCCCTGACTGGCGACTACCCGCGCGCCATCGAATCCCTGAAGAAGTCCACGGCTCTCGACCCAAAGCTTGCCCTCGCCTTTTCCAACCTGGGGGAGGTCTGTTTCCGGGCCGATCGCTACCAGGAGGCGGTAGAGGCCTACACCTCGCTGCTCGCGCTTTGGCCCGACAACGCCAACGCCCTCTACAAGCTGGGTCTGGCGCATCTTTTTCTGGATCAGGCAGGAAAGGCGCAGGCCGAGTACCTCACGCTAAAGATCGTAGACCCCGAACTGGCAGAAAAACTTAGAAACGCTATAATACAGGGGTTTCAGTAG
- a CDS encoding NAD-dependent epimerase/dehydratase family protein: MEHLLIVGCGAIGRRVAELALGRGLKVSTFRRNEEQVAGAASYQGNLDQPETLFGLPTKGSGVIYLAPPPGGGHEDTRMRNFLASIPTGEEPEKIVYISTSAVYGDCGTATVTEESETNPQTTRGKRRLHAERLVTEWGRERRVPVVILRVTAIYAADRLPVTQLTTGQPVLREEESLPSNRIHADDLSRICLAALEKGKDGAVLNVSDGCSTTMTSYFNAAADRLGLPRPRQVTMEEARRVMTPLMISYFSEGRVVSNRKMLDELGIELLYPDLESGLKA; this comes from the coding sequence ATGGAACATCTGCTGATAGTTGGATGCGGCGCCATCGGACGACGCGTCGCAGAGCTGGCGCTAGGGCGGGGTCTGAAGGTGTCCACCTTCAGAAGGAACGAGGAACAGGTAGCAGGTGCAGCGTCGTACCAGGGTAACCTGGACCAGCCGGAGACGCTTTTCGGGCTGCCGACGAAGGGGTCAGGGGTGATCTACCTCGCCCCACCTCCTGGGGGAGGCCACGAGGATACCAGGATGCGCAACTTCCTCGCCTCCATCCCCACGGGAGAGGAGCCGGAAAAGATCGTTTACATCTCGACCAGCGCGGTCTACGGCGATTGCGGCACGGCGACGGTCACAGAGGAGAGCGAGACGAACCCGCAGACGACCAGGGGCAAGCGCCGGCTGCACGCGGAGCGCCTGGTAACGGAGTGGGGGAGGGAGCGCCGGGTTCCCGTGGTGATCCTGAGGGTGACCGCCATCTACGCTGCCGACCGCCTCCCCGTCACCCAGCTCACCACAGGGCAGCCGGTGCTGCGCGAGGAGGAGTCCCTTCCCAGCAACAGGATCCATGCCGACGACCTCTCCCGCATCTGCCTTGCCGCGCTGGAAAAGGGAAAGGATGGCGCCGTGCTCAACGTGAGCGACGGCTGTTCCACCACCATGACCAGCTATTTCAACGCCGCGGCCGACCGGCTCGGGCTCCCGCGGCCGCGCCAGGTGACTATGGAGGAGGCCCGCCGGGTGATGACACCGCTGATGATCTCCTACTTCTCGGAGGGGCGGGTGGTGTCGAACCGCAAGATGCTTGACGAGCTGGGGATAGAGCTCCTCTACCCGGACCTTGAGTCGGGGCTCAAGGCGTAA
- a CDS encoding nickel-dependent hydrogenase large subunit produces MGSVVELNLTRVEGHGSVKVYREGSRVERVELCLTDSPRLFEALLVGKSYLEVPEIVCRICSLCSTVHKVAALLAVENAFGVEVSEATALTRALIMQGGMIQDHALHLYCLLLPDLLGVPGLTGLAQKAPELLKTGLAVKRVGNMIQETVGGRLIHPVNIRLGGLGLQVGKKELLRLRQELLSVIPACREAYRLFRTPFPFPELPSPNALALEPCENGQVTSARCRMGGGNSFAVAAYREAVEESVLPYSNAKYSKVMGKEATVGSLARLCLGVSLSTQAQAIFDEVKHEILDKDIRGNSLAQAIELCDAAERALELIDRLLDQAPGALGNVTPVPCQGSGSAACEAPRGLLIHSYGFDADGICTYADVVTPTALNQGAMARDLLALARGMEGEDTEKMTMALERMIRCYDPCISCSVHVLKA; encoded by the coding sequence ATGGGCAGCGTCGTTGAGTTGAACCTGACCCGGGTGGAGGGGCACGGCAGCGTCAAGGTCTACCGCGAGGGGTCGCGCGTGGAGCGGGTCGAGCTTTGCCTGACCGACTCGCCGAGGCTCTTCGAGGCGCTGCTGGTCGGCAAGAGCTACCTCGAGGTGCCGGAGATCGTCTGCCGCATCTGCTCCCTCTGCTCGACCGTGCACAAGGTGGCCGCGCTCCTGGCAGTCGAGAACGCCTTCGGCGTCGAAGTCTCCGAGGCGACTGCCCTGACCCGCGCGCTGATCATGCAGGGGGGGATGATCCAGGACCACGCGCTGCACCTTTACTGCCTGCTGCTTCCGGATCTCCTGGGGGTGCCGGGGTTGACCGGGCTGGCCCAGAAGGCGCCCGAACTCCTCAAAACTGGGCTTGCCGTCAAGAGGGTCGGCAACATGATCCAGGAGACGGTCGGCGGCCGCCTGATCCACCCCGTCAACATACGGCTCGGCGGCCTGGGCCTGCAGGTGGGAAAAAAGGAGCTGCTGCGCCTGCGCCAGGAGCTGTTGTCGGTGATTCCTGCCTGCCGCGAAGCCTACCGGCTGTTCCGCACCCCCTTCCCTTTCCCGGAGCTCCCGTCCCCGAACGCGCTGGCGCTGGAGCCATGCGAAAACGGTCAGGTAACCTCGGCCCGGTGCCGGATGGGCGGGGGGAATTCTTTTGCCGTCGCCGCATACCGCGAAGCGGTGGAAGAGAGCGTCCTCCCGTACTCCAACGCGAAATACTCGAAGGTGATGGGAAAAGAGGCCACGGTGGGGTCGCTCGCCAGGCTTTGCCTCGGAGTCAGCCTGAGCACGCAGGCCCAGGCCATATTCGATGAGGTGAAGCACGAGATCCTCGACAAAGACATACGGGGCAACAGCCTCGCCCAGGCCATAGAGCTCTGCGACGCCGCCGAGCGCGCCCTCGAACTCATCGACCGTCTCCTCGACCAAGCACCAGGCGCGCTCGGCAACGTGACCCCTGTGCCGTGCCAGGGTAGCGGCAGCGCCGCCTGCGAAGCGCCCCGCGGCCTACTGATCCACAGCTACGGCTTCGATGCAGACGGCATCTGCACCTACGCCGACGTGGTCACCCCGACGGCGTTGAACCAGGGGGCCATGGCGCGCGATCTGCTGGCGCTGGCGCGTGGGATGGAAGGTGAAGATACGGAAAAGATGACCATGGCACTGGAACGGATGATAAGATGCTACGACCCCTGCATCTCCTGCTCCGTGCACGTGCTCAAAGCCTGA
- a CDS encoding NADH-quinone oxidoreductase subunit B family protein: MNRPRLAIAGLTACSGCQLTLLNCEEDLAEVAARFELVSFPMAESVEGGEPFAAAIVEGAVSTPHDLANLFRLRNSSRLLVALGTCAIFGGVAAMNNVVSVREELVAAVYGKGEKKGESFAPAPLENFVSVDFSITGCPPEKHEVIALLSALLSGTLPPLATYPVCTECRSRENLCLLLERKELCLGPVIRGGCHARCPATGIVCEGCRGPVREANVAQELELLLERGFGRDEVERRLRRFRPEWNYGQRR, encoded by the coding sequence ATGAACCGCCCAAGGCTCGCCATAGCCGGGCTCACCGCCTGCTCAGGGTGCCAGCTGACACTTCTCAACTGCGAGGAGGATCTGGCCGAGGTCGCGGCCCGTTTCGAGCTGGTCTCCTTTCCTATGGCGGAAAGCGTCGAGGGTGGTGAGCCCTTCGCCGCGGCCATCGTGGAGGGGGCCGTCTCGACCCCGCATGACCTTGCCAACCTGTTCCGGCTCAGAAACTCCAGCCGTCTCTTGGTGGCGCTCGGCACCTGCGCCATCTTCGGCGGGGTCGCCGCGATGAACAATGTGGTCTCGGTCAGGGAAGAACTGGTCGCGGCGGTCTACGGAAAGGGGGAGAAGAAAGGGGAAAGCTTCGCACCTGCCCCCCTCGAGAACTTCGTCAGCGTCGACTTCTCCATCACCGGCTGTCCGCCGGAAAAGCACGAGGTCATCGCCCTGCTCTCAGCCCTTTTGTCCGGGACGCTTCCCCCGCTAGCGACCTACCCGGTCTGCACCGAGTGCCGCAGCAGGGAGAATCTCTGCCTGCTGTTGGAGCGAAAGGAGCTTTGCCTCGGCCCCGTCATCCGGGGGGGGTGCCACGCGCGCTGCCCGGCTACGGGGATCGTCTGCGAGGGTTGCCGCGGGCCCGTGCGCGAAGCGAACGTGGCGCAGGAGCTGGAACTTTTGCTTGAACGCGGCTTCGGCAGGGACGAGGTCGAGCGCAGGTTGAGACGATTCAGACCGGAGTGGAACTATGGGCAGCGTCGTTGA
- a CDS encoding FAD/NAD(P)-binding protein, with protein sequence MTARENHSDTPFAARLLRRLDLSEDTALFTVAPEDAALPLLSSFTPGQFVQLSVPGAGEIPISPADLPQKDGTVDLCVRRVGHVTQALHQAPEGARLGLRGPFGTGFPLPEMEGHPVLLLAGGLGIAPLRSLLMHLLRNSDRFGEITLMYGAKQPKLMLFREELAEFAARRGLRLYLTVDFAPQEPCGGFSCAVGLLPDLLRGFSFDAANSYAAVCGPPALYRCLGADLEAAGVAPQRILLSLERRMRCGIGRCCHCALGQKLCCLDGPVFPLSDLKQIPEAL encoded by the coding sequence ATGACCGCCAGAGAGAATCATTCGGACACCCCCTTCGCAGCCCGGCTTTTACGGCGGCTCGACCTCAGTGAGGACACAGCCCTCTTCACTGTCGCCCCGGAAGATGCGGCGTTACCCCTCCTCTCAAGCTTCACACCCGGGCAGTTCGTCCAGCTCTCCGTTCCCGGGGCGGGCGAAATCCCCATCTCCCCCGCAGACCTCCCACAAAAAGACGGCACAGTGGATCTTTGCGTGCGCCGTGTGGGGCACGTGACCCAAGCGCTGCACCAGGCGCCGGAGGGAGCCCGGCTCGGTCTTCGCGGCCCATTCGGCACCGGGTTTCCGCTCCCTGAAATGGAGGGGCACCCGGTACTGCTCCTGGCAGGGGGGCTCGGCATCGCGCCCTTGCGCTCCCTGCTGATGCACCTTCTGCGCAACAGCGACCGCTTCGGGGAGATCACGCTGATGTACGGCGCCAAGCAGCCGAAGCTGATGCTCTTTCGAGAAGAACTGGCCGAGTTCGCAGCACGCCGCGGGCTGCGTCTCTACCTGACGGTCGACTTCGCGCCCCAAGAGCCCTGTGGAGGTTTCTCCTGCGCCGTCGGGCTTCTCCCCGACCTCTTGAGGGGGTTCAGTTTCGATGCCGCCAACAGCTACGCGGCGGTATGCGGCCCCCCCGCGCTCTACCGCTGCCTGGGGGCCGACCTGGAGGCGGCCGGGGTGGCGCCGCAGCGGATCCTTTTGAGCCTGGAGCGCAGGATGCGCTGCGGCATCGGGCGCTGCTGCCACTGCGCGCTGGGGCAGAAACTTTGCTGCCTGGACGGGCCGGTCTTCCCTCTGAGCGACCTGAAACAGATACCGGAGGCGCTATGA
- a CDS encoding 4Fe-4S dicluster domain-containing protein: protein MAKTTLKNTHLPHFLELLRAFGELHGPMLNEHGVLCFAPLASTSELQLNYSRTQIPPKKYLFPFREELLQYQKGSYRQAITHGSETVLFGVHPCDLDGIAYLDQVFLNEQPDPCYSARRASVTLIGISCQPDDFCFCSGPRASAACDLFLQAKEDGYSLSAHSAKGEAISAAAAEFMAETAEEMEPAPCGSCNVLPQDPQLRFSDHPLWHKFEETCVSCGACSVCCPTCYCFDVREYPSLSGGGTRVREWDNCLFVTHGEVAGGNFRATRLERLRYRFLHKYCGFTPLTGMTSCVGCGRCKEFCPVHIDLRELFQDAPTACRSTP from the coding sequence TTGGCAAAAACAACGTTAAAAAACACACATTTGCCTCACTTCCTGGAACTCCTTCGCGCCTTCGGCGAACTGCATGGACCTATGCTCAACGAGCACGGCGTCCTCTGCTTTGCGCCTCTCGCCTCAACCTCGGAGCTGCAGCTTAACTACTCGAGAACCCAGATCCCGCCCAAGAAATACCTCTTTCCATTCAGGGAAGAGCTCCTGCAATACCAAAAGGGAAGTTACCGGCAGGCGATCACGCACGGCTCCGAGACCGTCCTTTTCGGCGTTCATCCCTGCGATTTGGACGGGATCGCGTATCTGGACCAGGTTTTTCTCAACGAGCAGCCGGACCCCTGCTACTCGGCCCGGCGCGCAAGCGTTACCCTAATCGGCATCTCCTGCCAGCCGGACGATTTCTGTTTCTGCTCAGGTCCGCGCGCAAGTGCGGCCTGCGACCTTTTCCTGCAGGCAAAAGAAGATGGCTATAGCCTCAGCGCACACAGCGCAAAGGGAGAGGCGATAAGCGCAGCTGCGGCGGAGTTTATGGCCGAAACGGCTGAGGAGATGGAGCCGGCACCGTGCGGGTCGTGCAACGTTCTCCCGCAGGACCCGCAGCTGCGTTTTTCCGACCATCCGCTTTGGCACAAATTCGAGGAAACCTGCGTTTCCTGCGGCGCCTGTTCGGTCTGCTGCCCCACCTGCTACTGCTTCGACGTGAGGGAATACCCTTCTCTTTCCGGTGGGGGTACCAGGGTGCGCGAGTGGGACAACTGCCTCTTCGTAACCCACGGCGAAGTGGCAGGTGGGAACTTCCGGGCCACCCGCCTGGAGCGGCTGCGCTATCGCTTCCTGCACAAGTACTGCGGCTTCACGCCGCTGACCGGCATGACCTCCTGCGTGGGTTGCGGCCGCTGCAAGGAATTTTGCCCGGTGCACATCGACCTGCGCGAGCTGTTCCAGGATGCCCCCACCGCCTGCCGGAGCACGCCATGA
- a CDS encoding tyrosine-protein phosphatase, giving the protein MKEMIDYHCHLLPALDDGATDLDESLNMARILHQFGFSTVYCTPHLISGCYENDPPRVGRATQILQCLLNEAGIPLKLMPGCEHYLDESLPGRLSGAFTIGAEKRILVEVPFRSGPELLRPMVDAFTRLGLRPLIAHPERCRAFEPAVAEHGLRGALSVMLGRQPAVDFEEWEVAAMLQCGCLFQGNLGSFAGFYGSEIRERALLFLRHGVYACIGSDAHSSANLQRMLDAGFAAVASEVGTDAAWGLFRAVL; this is encoded by the coding sequence ATGAAAGAGATGATCGACTACCACTGCCACCTGCTTCCCGCCCTCGACGACGGAGCCACTGACCTCGACGAGTCCCTGAATATGGCCCGCATCCTCCACCAGTTCGGCTTTTCCACCGTTTACTGCACCCCACATCTGATCAGTGGCTGCTACGAGAACGACCCGCCGCGGGTGGGGCGCGCCACGCAGATCCTGCAATGCCTGCTGAACGAAGCCGGCATCCCGCTGAAGCTTATGCCCGGGTGCGAGCACTATCTGGACGAGTCCCTCCCCGGGCGGCTCAGCGGCGCCTTCACCATCGGAGCGGAGAAAAGAATCCTCGTGGAAGTCCCGTTCCGGTCCGGCCCGGAACTGTTGCGCCCGATGGTCGACGCCTTTACCCGACTGGGCCTGAGACCGCTCATAGCCCATCCCGAAAGGTGCCGCGCCTTCGAGCCCGCAGTCGCGGAGCACGGTTTGCGCGGAGCTCTCTCCGTCATGCTTGGACGTCAACCTGCAGTGGATTTCGAGGAGTGGGAGGTGGCCGCGATGCTGCAGTGTGGTTGCCTGTTCCAGGGGAACCTGGGTAGCTTTGCCGGGTTTTACGGCAGCGAGATCAGGGAGCGGGCGCTGCTGTTCCTGCGCCACGGCGTCTATGCCTGCATCGGAAGCGATGCCCACAGTTCTGCGAACCTGCAGCGGATGCTCGATGCCGGTTTTGCCGCCGTCGCATCCGAAGTAGGAACAGATGCCGCGTGGGGACTTTTCAGGGCTGTCCTTTAG
- the mnmA gene encoding tRNA 2-thiouridine(34) synthase MnmA produces the protein MSDKERKKRILVAMSGGVDSSVTAALLKEQGHDVMGVSLQLYERPESTPSGGKTCCSLTDVMDAARVAKRLGIPFEVIDLRERFKELVIDNFTAEYAAGRTPNPCARCNERIKFGLLLEMAASFGADLLATGHYARIERDGEGIYRLLKGLDPGKDQSYFLFGMNQEQLSRIIFPVGNLEKRVVREHAARFNLPVAQKQESQEICFIPDNDYVRFLEESGVTPKEGDIVDRSGNRLGSHSGIHKYTIGQRRGLGIAWKEPLYVTAVDGASSQVVVGSEEELKTAGLVAGELTWTDKPISGTFHGSCSIRYRMKPVPCSARLLENGRMQVDFETPQRAVTPGQAVVLYQGEKVIGGGWIE, from the coding sequence ATGAGCGACAAGGAAAGGAAAAAACGGATATTGGTGGCGATGAGCGGCGGGGTCGATTCATCGGTTACCGCCGCCCTCTTGAAGGAACAGGGGCACGACGTCATGGGGGTCTCTTTGCAGCTTTACGAGCGCCCTGAATCGACCCCGAGCGGCGGGAAAACCTGCTGCTCGCTCACCGACGTCATGGACGCGGCGAGGGTAGCCAAGAGGCTCGGCATCCCGTTCGAGGTCATCGACCTGAGGGAGCGTTTCAAGGAGCTGGTGATCGACAACTTCACAGCCGAGTACGCCGCGGGCAGGACCCCCAACCCCTGCGCCCGCTGCAACGAAAGGATCAAGTTCGGCCTGCTTTTGGAGATGGCCGCCTCCTTTGGCGCGGATCTCCTCGCCACCGGACACTACGCACGCATCGAAAGGGACGGCGAAGGGATCTACCGCCTGCTCAAGGGGCTCGACCCCGGCAAGGACCAGAGCTACTTCCTGTTCGGGATGAACCAGGAGCAGCTCTCCCGCATCATCTTCCCGGTAGGTAACCTGGAGAAGCGCGTGGTACGGGAGCACGCGGCCCGGTTCAACCTTCCGGTGGCCCAAAAGCAGGAAAGCCAGGAGATCTGCTTCATCCCCGACAACGACTACGTCAGGTTCCTGGAAGAATCCGGAGTGACGCCCAAGGAGGGCGACATCGTGGACCGAAGCGGCAACAGGCTCGGAAGCCACAGCGGCATCCACAAGTACACCATAGGGCAAAGACGCGGCCTGGGGATCGCCTGGAAGGAGCCCCTCTACGTCACCGCGGTAGACGGCGCAAGCTCACAGGTCGTCGTGGGTTCGGAGGAAGAATTGAAGACCGCTGGCCTCGTCGCCGGCGAGCTCACCTGGACGGACAAGCCGATAAGCGGCACATTTCATGGCAGCTGCAGCATCCGCTACCGGATGAAGCCAGTCCCCTGCTCGGCCCGGCTCCTCGAAAATGGACGCATGCAGGTGGATTTCGAAACCCCGCAGCGCGCCGTAACCCCGGGGCAGGCGGTCGTCCTGTACCAGGGCGAGAAAGTCATCGGCGGCGGCTGGATAGAGTAG
- a CDS encoding sulfurtransferase TusA family protein — protein sequence METIDLRGVSCPTNFVKAKLELEDIETGTTVEFLLDDGEPVKNVPRSLKDEGHKLLGLKEVDGYYVLTLEKGDD from the coding sequence ATGGAAACCATAGATTTACGCGGCGTCTCCTGCCCCACCAATTTCGTGAAGGCCAAGCTGGAGCTGGAAGACATCGAAACCGGCACCACTGTGGAGTTTCTCCTGGACGATGGCGAGCCGGTCAAAAACGTCCCCCGCAGCCTCAAGGACGAGGGGCACAAGCTCCTCGGGCTCAAAGAGGTGGACGGCTACTACGTCCTGACCCTCGAAAAAGGCGACGACTGA